Part of the Leptospira ellinghausenii genome, TCTTAAGATCGCTGAAAAAGGAAGTTTAAGTCAAGTTAAATGGAAAAGCTTGAGCGAAGAAATTTTAGGTAAGCCATTTTATAGGAAGACTGCATAAATTATAAATCTATACTAATTGACTTAAAGAATTTCAAACTTTATACAGTTTTGCTTTATTTATCTAGTTAAATATATTTCATTTTCTCTTTCAAATTTACTTAAATTTACTATAGATATACTTCTTTACAAAGAATTCACCGAATAAATTTAGCTATGCTCTAGTCATTCGAAGAAGAACATACATAGGATGCGAGGGGAAGTTTAGTTTGGAAAATAAAATATTTTTTATAGACGAAGCAAAAAATATATCTAATTCAGCGATAGAAATTCTTAATAGTAATTATTTATTTAAACCTTCCGTCTATCTTGAGGAAAAGCATCTTCATAATGATTTCGATGCAATTATAAAGAAAAGGATGAATGATTTAAATTTTCCACTTACAACTAAAACACTGGATGGATACGAATTTCCAATTTTGATGAATGAATACGTAACTATAAATAAGTATAAACGGTCTGATTTTTTTGAAACGATAAATGAAGAGCGCTCAAGTCCAGCAAAATTAGATTATGTAATTCTCGATCCAAACTGGATAAACAAAAATAAATATATTACATGCGTTAATAAATATGAGCCAGAAAGAGGAACAATTAGAGAGAAAAATGAAATCCCATTTTTTGTTTCAGTTGAATTTAAATTTTTGCATTTTGGAAAGGAATACAAATTAATCGATAGCTCAAAGAATTCGTTAGCTTTTTTTGAAGAGAATAAAGCATCAAAAAAAGTTAGAATAAAAAAAGAAATACTAGCTGACGCTACAAAGCAAATAAATGAAAGAATCCCGATTCCTAATGTAGCTTATTTTAATTCTGAGGTTCCCTTACCTAAAGCCGAGATCGAAACTATTTTATTAGATGTGAAAAACACTTTTAAAAACACTCAATTAGCTTTATGGTATTCTCAAGGAGGAATTACTCATAGGTTTAAAGATCAGAACGATTTTTATTCAATCAATATTTGAATAGAAAGTTTTTCACATATCTTAAGTTTAAAGCATAATTTGAATTATAGCTTTGGAAGAAATGATTTGATCGATGCTAGGATTTCATCCAAGGTAGGATAATCTCGATAGTAAAGAGCCTCAGTATTTTTGTATCTATTCTCTACTTCCTGTCGATGAGCAGAATTAGATAAAATAAAGGCTTCATTCTTTGTTAAATCAGTCTCATCATCTTTTCTAAAACGCTTTAATTTGTGTCTTCTGTATTCTTCAGAACCAACGAATGCTTGCACCTCGGCATTATTTAATAACTTATACATGTCATAATAGTGCCGTGCAAAGTTTTTAATTTCGACTCCTGCAATCATCTGCCTAAATTTAGTCGAAATGGCTTGTAGCTTTTCTACAAAAGTATACTGAGGTAAGTAGCAATTAACGTCAATAGCTCGATTATCGATGTAACCTCCTACATTACCTTTTGAAGAAATGTAATCGAAAACCCAAGAAGAAATGGTTATTTTACGAGATGGTTCGACATCATCAAATCCAATTTCTAATAGAATGTGTTCTTTAATTCCTGATACATGGAAGTGGGTTGGATATGTGATGGGAATCTCCGCATTTCTGCATGAATCATCGCTATAGTTGAGTTCTTTGCCTACCGATCCTGGAACTTTCAATTTCTCTTTAATGTTTTCAAAGAAATTTTTCCTTTTAAGTATAGCCTTTTCTGTCTTATTCTCTTGCGAACTTCTCGATTCAAAGTCCTTATCTTTAATAAGTAAATCAATATCTTCGGAAAATCGATCGATTATTTTGAATCCTTTGGAAAGAGACGTACCACCTTTCATGCTAAACTGAAATCCTGATTCCGATAAAGAATACAAGACATGCATAATCCAGTAATCTTTCTCGATCAATGACACAGGAATGTCCTGCTCACTCGAAACGATTCTTAGGAGCGATTCCCATTCTGGATCATTATGGATGAATATTTTATTCATAATTCTCCAGAAGACTATCTATCATTTTCCTAACAGCTACTTTACCGAAATCTTTTGCATACCTTTTGAGCTTTGCAATGTTCAAGTTATCAATTAGGTTCTTGATTTTATTTTCTAAATCCAAGGCTTCTTCCGCTAATTTTTTCCTTTCGTTTAGATACTCTATTAATAAGAATTCTCGGTTCACTTCTAGTGGATAACCGTTTCTTCTTTTGAAATATAGTTTATCGGAACCTAACTTGAAGCGTCCATGTCGTTTATGATTGTAGACGACCATTTCTTTGTACAACTGCGTCAAGCCTAAACCAAGACTGTTAAATTTATTATATTCAACGATCAAGAAGTCGTTTGTATTTAAGAACTTTTTTACAAGCTCTTTAGTGGCAACTGGTACTTCTCCAAATTTACTCGTTCCGAGACGAGAATAGAGACCGTTTCGCTCTTTCTTTACATAACCTATTTTGACGAGCTTCTTCAACTCCCGATCCACACTCGGAGAGTACGTAATAAGTTCACCTCTCCTGTAAGAGTGCCCTGGCTTGAGGTGTCGTTTTAGCTCTGCGATAGACATATCTTGA contains:
- a CDS encoding nucleotidyl transferase AbiEii/AbiGii toxin family protein; protein product: MNKIFIHNDPEWESLLRIVSSEQDIPVSLIEKDYWIMHVLYSLSESGFQFSMKGGTSLSKGFKIIDRFSEDIDLLIKDKDFESRSSQENKTEKAILKRKNFFENIKEKLKVPGSVGKELNYSDDSCRNAEIPITYPTHFHVSGIKEHILLEIGFDDVEPSRKITISSWVFDYISSKGNVGGYIDNRAIDVNCYLPQYTFVEKLQAISTKFRQMIAGVEIKNFARHYYDMYKLLNNAEVQAFVGSEEYRRHKLKRFRKDDETDLTKNEAFILSNSAHRQEVENRYKNTEALYYRDYPTLDEILASIKSFLPKL